The proteins below are encoded in one region of Sporohalobacter salinus:
- the thrC gene encoding threonine synthase, producing MKYISTRGNYDKVEASEAIRLGMVPTGGLFVPEEIPRLSEETIYSMENSSYQEIAYNVLTKFLTDYTDEELQEAIASAYNTTNFSTEKITPLYKLDDESYILELWHGPTAAFKDLALQIMPYLLAQAIEKKETDKDILILVATSGDTGKAALEGFRNVDGIKIIVFYPDEGVSEIQKRQMVTTTGDNTAVVAVNGNFDDCQNSVKGIFGDQDFKKIIANKGYQFSSANSINWGRLVPQIIYYFAAYAELLKKDEIKRGEKINITVPTGNFGNILASYYAYRMGLPINRFICASNDNKVLTEFFKTGVYDKNRDFKKTISPSMDILISSNLERFLFEITGHNDRKIDTWYRQLKEEGKFEIDEEVKDKIDELFVGEYATEAEIKKTIKRVYRQDKYLIDPHTAVGVNVYNKYVKNYNNKVATVIDATANPYKFSATVLSAIDDSSIINEMTKFDILKELSEESGTEIHSGLKGLTDREVKHEFKCQVDEIKDMIQQIL from the coding sequence ATGAAGTATATTAGTACAAGAGGAAATTATGATAAGGTAGAAGCTTCTGAAGCGATAAGATTAGGGATGGTGCCGACTGGTGGATTATTTGTTCCAGAGGAGATACCTAGATTAAGTGAAGAAACTATTTATTCAATGGAGAATAGTTCATATCAAGAGATTGCCTATAATGTTTTAACTAAGTTTTTGACTGATTATACAGATGAGGAGTTGCAAGAAGCAATTGCGAGTGCTTACAATACTACTAATTTTTCTACTGAGAAGATAACTCCTCTCTATAAATTAGATGATGAAAGTTATATTCTTGAATTGTGGCATGGGCCAACAGCAGCATTTAAGGATTTAGCATTACAGATTATGCCTTATTTACTGGCGCAGGCTATAGAAAAAAAAGAAACCGATAAAGATATTTTAATTTTGGTGGCTACTTCTGGTGATACAGGCAAAGCTGCATTAGAAGGTTTTAGGAATGTTGATGGTATTAAAATTATTGTTTTTTATCCTGATGAGGGAGTAAGTGAAATTCAAAAGAGACAGATGGTAACTACTACAGGAGATAATACTGCTGTAGTAGCAGTTAACGGTAATTTTGATGATTGTCAAAATAGTGTTAAAGGGATTTTTGGCGACCAGGATTTCAAAAAAATTATTGCTAATAAAGGTTATCAATTTTCTTCAGCTAATTCAATTAATTGGGGTAGGTTAGTACCACAGATTATTTATTATTTTGCAGCTTATGCTGAATTACTTAAAAAAGATGAGATTAAGCGAGGAGAAAAGATAAATATTACTGTTCCTACTGGTAATTTTGGTAATATTTTAGCCAGTTATTATGCTTATCGTATGGGACTGCCGATTAATAGATTTATTTGTGCTTCTAATGATAATAAAGTATTAACTGAGTTTTTTAAAACAGGTGTTTATGATAAGAACCGTGATTTCAAGAAAACAATAAGCCCTTCTATGGATATTCTTATTTCTTCTAATTTAGAGCGTTTTTTATTTGAAATTACTGGACATAATGATAGAAAAATAGATACTTGGTATCGACAGTTAAAAGAGGAAGGTAAGTTTGAAATAGATGAAGAAGTTAAAGATAAGATTGATGAGCTTTTTGTTGGTGAGTATGCTACTGAAGCTGAGATTAAAAAGACTATTAAAAGAGTTTATCGGCAAGATAAGTATTTAATTGACCCACATACAGCAGTAGGAGTTAATGTATATAATAAATACGTAAAAAATTATAATAATAAAGTGGCGACAGTAATTGATGCTACAGCTAATCCTTATAAATTTAGTGCTACTGTTTTAAGTGCCATTGATGATTCATCAATTATAAATGAAATGACTAAGTTTGATATTTTGAAAGAATTAAGTGAAGAGTCGGGAACTGAAATTCATTCTGGTTTAAAAGGGTTAACTGATCGTGAAGTTAAACATGAATTTAAGTGCCAGGTAGATGAAATTAAAGATATGATTCAACAGATTTTATAA